One Opitutaceae bacterium DNA segment encodes these proteins:
- a CDS encoding HlyC/CorC family transporter encodes MVSLFIAIVLTVGISFLCSLAEAMMLSTTGADIGVLKRKRPARGACLERLKNGFEETMSTILTLNTLANTLGSVVIGGLATRIYGDAALGAISAILTIAVLIFAEFLPKSIGVSYRRKLQPVLAYPLHTACRILRPVNFLSSRLIRAFTGPRQEQDNPDEEIILLAERGAQQGVLTPSESDIITNTLALSDVRVADIMTPRTVVTALPKSATIGEVFNTYTNIPFGRMPVYGRSLDDVVGVVRRRDLLKAKAEDRDPLTVQHLMQEVHFIPETASAENALQVLLKKHQQLLVVVDEFGATAGVITMEDVMEHILGREIFDRDDVAVDMREFARSKVNRQGQFPTRRSPSPLQPPAPAVNPKDHLKDQ; translated from the coding sequence ATGGTCAGTCTCTTCATCGCAATCGTTCTGACAGTGGGCATCTCATTCCTCTGCTCGCTTGCGGAAGCCATGATGCTGAGCACGACCGGTGCGGACATTGGGGTGCTCAAGCGGAAAAGGCCCGCCAGGGGTGCCTGTCTGGAGCGATTGAAGAATGGTTTCGAGGAGACCATGTCGACGATCCTGACGCTCAACACACTGGCGAATACACTGGGCTCCGTCGTCATCGGAGGACTGGCCACACGCATTTATGGCGACGCAGCGCTCGGGGCGATATCCGCCATTCTGACCATCGCCGTGCTCATATTCGCCGAATTTCTACCAAAGAGCATCGGTGTCAGCTACCGGCGAAAACTTCAGCCCGTGCTCGCCTATCCGCTGCACACGGCCTGCCGGATCCTGAGGCCCGTCAATTTCCTCAGCTCCCGGCTGATTCGCGCCTTCACCGGCCCGCGCCAGGAACAGGACAATCCCGACGAGGAAATCATCCTGCTGGCCGAGCGCGGTGCGCAACAGGGCGTGCTCACACCCAGCGAGTCGGACATCATCACGAACACACTGGCTCTCAGCGATGTTCGCGTGGCCGACATCATGACGCCCCGCACGGTGGTCACCGCCCTGCCGAAATCAGCGACCATCGGCGAAGTGTTCAACACCTACACCAACATACCCTTTGGCCGGATGCCCGTGTACGGTCGCAGCCTCGACGATGTCGTGGGCGTTGTGCGGCGGCGCGATCTTCTCAAGGCCAAGGCCGAGGACAGGGACCCTCTGACAGTGCAGCACCTCATGCAGGAGGTTCATTTCATTCCAGAGACCGCCTCCGCCGAGAACGCGCTTCAAGTCCTGCTCAAGAAGCACCAGCAATTGCTGGTTGTCGTGGATGAATTTGGGGCGACTGCGGGTGTGATCACCATGGAGGATGTCATGGAGCACATCCTTGGACGGGAGATTTTCGACCGGGATGATGTGGCTGTGGACATGCGGGAGTTTGCCCGATCAAAGGTGAATCGGCAGGGACAATTCCCGACGCGCCGGTCGCCCTCCCCGCTCCAGCCTCCTGCGCCAGCCGTCAACCCCAAGGATCACCTTAAAGACCAATGA
- a CDS encoding TonB-dependent receptor plug domain-containing protein — MTPNPFLQMSHGRLAFSCLAIACAAGLSAQQVDDPAKLKPDAAESEQVIKLSPFTVSTEKDSGYFAANTLAGSRMNTNLADLGASVSVVTKQQFEDTASTDINDIFRYEVNTEGSLTYTPGTQSMRNDGVLDVNAGGTQGNNITPYTNAGANRVRGLGAPSSALNYFPAIGAVPFDSYNTQTVEISRGPNSMLFGLGSPAGIVNQSTAQARLGRRSAQVSVRTDQYGSFRTAINFNEGLISNKLAIYGAAVFDNRKFDREPSYDNTKRYYGALTFKPFSKTTLKVNVEKYDNDNRRPNTLTPRDFVTEWNLAGRPYYDPTTKKVYSLNTRAELSMLVNDAASPFANSLRSFIESRPGFDPTKWNAAKTQYNGINIFGNARWAIPANWVAGTPSPNILFVPGIGEVNQARSIMQIADGQLVNWFQPTYQYRYLPGFGTSTNPAANPAVYPTVAAINASSTWADIYNRTFTSSAAWTGAGNGIAAGSYRYPGVTDSSIYNWRDININSMNFGSAKNTNFNVEFEQDLPGNLFFSAGWLRQDYSQRVNYTVAQLNVATLFIDTNLKLPDGTNNPYFGKPYLEDQDPDSYVNEEVDDHYRAMLAWTPDFTVKDGWVRWLGRHQVLGLASRDDYLTTTLRQRLHYVSAANDAGRFRYLRNPNNNADGSPTGYNRNTTSLRRIYYLATPGSPDGVVTRAAGSWDYMTYAGDIRAYNYDTSSFIPVGVTTEFIDFDASTGRNHRLVDSISAGITSHFWDDRLITTFGVRKDKYKARVTNTGTSAVLDPAGNIVAPAITNAQKWVNGEFQRDFLFNRWGPYNKVEGTTRTMGGVLRPFQGWGAIENRADNGSRVWQFVRNLGFSYNQSDNFNPPSAALGDFYGNPLPKPTGEGKDYGIQFTLFENKLFGRITWFEASNLNENLAAPVVFGRLSNNVDQTIFRNWARTISLINMGRDPTADGFGDNLSATEEDAVQAAAEQIWKLPYEYYSSLPYSMGATRNAEAKGIEAEINYNPTRNWTMKFTFGKQDTKYASVLKEFLPWEAERMAVWTTAKASTYLKPEYQRFATYTTSGGRAVNLTNFWSSYGYQSSVFPDTANSYANPEAYYAAIVMPQLALDRDLQGQSVQGQRKYRWSLLSSYNFTAGKLKGFTVGGSQRWEDKAVIGYRGKASGINLYNGKPVMDIADVSQPIYDDGNTYTDLWIAYRRKILDDQVGMKIQLNVSNVFEGGRLRPVGVNYDGSPYAFRIIDPRQFVLTATFDF; from the coding sequence ATGACCCCGAACCCGTTTCTTCAAATGTCTCACGGCCGCCTGGCCTTTTCCTGTCTGGCAATCGCATGCGCGGCCGGGCTGTCCGCACAGCAGGTCGATGATCCTGCGAAGCTCAAACCTGATGCGGCCGAGTCCGAGCAGGTGATCAAGCTCTCGCCCTTCACGGTATCGACGGAGAAGGATTCGGGATATTTCGCCGCGAACACGCTGGCCGGCAGCCGCATGAACACGAATCTGGCGGACCTGGGAGCTTCGGTTTCCGTGGTCACCAAGCAGCAGTTCGAGGACACGGCCTCCACGGACATCAATGACATCTTTCGCTACGAGGTGAACACGGAAGGCTCGCTGACCTATACGCCGGGTACGCAGAGCATGCGCAATGACGGCGTGCTGGACGTCAACGCCGGTGGCACCCAAGGCAACAATATCACGCCCTACACCAATGCCGGTGCCAATCGCGTGCGCGGGCTCGGGGCGCCCAGCTCAGCGCTCAACTACTTTCCCGCCATCGGCGCGGTGCCGTTTGACTCCTACAATACCCAGACCGTCGAAATCAGCCGTGGACCAAACTCGATGCTCTTCGGACTCGGCAGCCCCGCGGGCATTGTCAACCAAAGCACGGCGCAGGCCAGGCTGGGCAGGCGGTCCGCGCAGGTGTCGGTGCGCACTGACCAGTACGGATCGTTCCGGACCGCAATCAATTTCAACGAAGGACTCATCTCCAACAAGCTCGCCATCTATGGTGCCGCGGTTTTCGACAACAGGAAATTTGATCGCGAGCCATCCTACGACAATACGAAGCGCTACTACGGCGCCCTGACGTTCAAGCCCTTCAGCAAGACCACGCTCAAGGTGAATGTGGAGAAGTATGACAACGACAACCGCCGGCCGAATACGCTGACTCCGCGGGATTTTGTTACCGAATGGAATCTTGCGGGCCGCCCGTACTATGACCCCACAACGAAGAAGGTCTACAGTCTCAATACGCGGGCGGAGCTCAGCATGCTGGTGAACGACGCAGCGTCCCCCTTTGCGAATTCACTGCGCTCGTTCATTGAATCGCGGCCGGGCTTCGACCCCACCAAGTGGAATGCGGCAAAAACGCAGTACAATGGGATCAACATTTTCGGCAATGCGCGTTGGGCCATCCCGGCAAACTGGGTGGCGGGCACGCCGTCGCCCAACATTCTTTTTGTGCCTGGAATCGGCGAAGTGAATCAGGCTCGCAGCATCATGCAGATCGCGGATGGCCAGCTTGTAAACTGGTTCCAGCCCACGTACCAATACCGGTATCTTCCCGGATTCGGCACGTCCACGAATCCCGCGGCAAATCCCGCGGTCTACCCGACTGTGGCGGCAATCAATGCCAGTTCCACCTGGGCAGACATCTATAATCGCACCTTCACTTCGTCGGCGGCCTGGACGGGCGCGGGCAATGGCATTGCTGCCGGCAGCTATCGCTACCCGGGCGTGACGGATTCATCGATCTACAACTGGCGCGACATCAACATCAATTCGATGAATTTCGGCAGCGCCAAGAACACGAATTTCAACGTGGAGTTCGAGCAGGATCTCCCGGGAAACCTCTTCTTCAGCGCAGGCTGGCTGCGGCAGGACTACTCGCAGCGTGTCAACTACACGGTGGCCCAGCTCAATGTCGCCACGCTTTTCATCGACACCAACCTGAAGCTTCCCGACGGCACCAACAACCCCTATTTCGGCAAACCCTATCTCGAGGACCAGGATCCCGACAGCTATGTGAACGAAGAGGTGGACGACCATTACCGCGCCATGCTCGCGTGGACGCCCGACTTCACGGTGAAGGATGGATGGGTGAGGTGGCTGGGACGGCATCAGGTCCTGGGTCTGGCGTCGAGGGACGACTATCTCACCACTACCCTCCGCCAGCGCCTCCACTACGTGAGCGCTGCGAACGACGCAGGACGTTTCAGATATCTGCGGAATCCCAACAACAATGCCGATGGATCGCCAACCGGCTACAATCGGAACACGACCTCTCTGCGCCGCATCTACTACCTCGCCACTCCGGGCTCTCCTGATGGCGTCGTGACACGGGCTGCAGGCTCATGGGATTACATGACCTATGCGGGAGACATTCGGGCGTACAACTACGACACATCCAGTTTCATCCCGGTGGGAGTGACGACGGAGTTCATCGACTTCGATGCAAGTACCGGACGAAATCACAGGCTGGTGGACTCGATCAGCGCTGGCATTACGAGTCACTTCTGGGATGACCGGCTCATCACCACCTTCGGAGTCCGGAAGGACAAGTACAAGGCACGAGTCACGAACACCGGCACCAGTGCCGTTCTTGATCCGGCTGGTAATATTGTCGCCCCGGCGATCACGAATGCGCAGAAATGGGTGAACGGCGAATTTCAGCGCGACTTCCTCTTCAATCGTTGGGGGCCTTACAACAAGGTTGAGGGCACCACACGAACGATGGGCGGGGTCCTCCGTCCGTTCCAAGGTTGGGGAGCGATCGAGAACAGGGCCGACAATGGATCGCGGGTCTGGCAGTTCGTCCGCAATCTGGGGTTCAGTTACAACCAATCCGACAACTTCAATCCGCCATCGGCAGCATTGGGCGACTTTTACGGAAATCCGCTGCCCAAGCCCACCGGTGAAGGCAAGGATTACGGCATTCAATTCACCCTGTTTGAAAACAAGCTCTTTGGTCGGATAACCTGGTTCGAGGCTTCCAACCTCAACGAGAATCTGGCCGCGCCCGTGGTGTTTGGTCGCCTGTCAAACAACGTCGATCAAACCATCTTCCGCAACTGGGCTCGCACAATCTCATTGATCAACATGGGCAGGGATCCGACAGCGGATGGATTCGGGGACAATCTCAGTGCGACCGAGGAGGATGCCGTCCAAGCCGCTGCGGAACAGATCTGGAAGCTGCCCTACGAGTACTACAGCTCGCTCCCCTATTCAATGGGCGCGACGCGCAATGCCGAGGCCAAGGGTATCGAGGCGGAGATCAACTACAATCCGACGCGCAACTGGACGATGAAGTTCACCTTCGGCAAACAGGACACGAAGTACGCAAGCGTGCTCAAGGAGTTTCTGCCTTGGGAGGCGGAACGCATGGCAGTTTGGACAACGGCCAAAGCCAGCACCTACCTCAAGCCGGAGTACCAGCGTTTTGCCACGTACACCACGTCCGGCGGACGTGCCGTCAATCTCACCAACTTCTGGAGTTCCTACGGCTATCAAAGCTCAGTGTTTCCCGACACGGCAAACAGCTACGCCAATCCCGAGGCCTACTACGCTGCGATTGTGATGCCGCAGCTTGCCCTTGACCGCGATCTTCAGGGGCAGTCGGTTCAGGGGCAGCGAAAGTATCGCTGGTCCCTGCTGAGCAGTTACAATTTCACCGCGGGCAAGCTGAAGGGTTTCACCGTCGGTGGCAGCCAGCGTTGGGAGGACAAGGCCGTCATTGGCTATCGTGGAAAGGCCAGTGGCATCAATCTGTACAATGGAAAGCCGGTGATGGATATCGCGGACGTCTCGCAGCCGATCTACGACGATGGCAACACCTACACGGATCTGTGGATCGCCTACCGGCGAAAAATTCTTGATGATCAGGTGGGAATGAAGATCCAGCTCAATGTCTCCAACGTCTTTGAGGGCGGGCGGCTTCGTCCTGTCGGTGTCAATTACGACGGA